From the bacterium genome, the window TACGCGCCTGGCCAATCTGGTCGCCACCAACGTTCCGGGACCGCGCGAGCAACGCTATCTGTGCGGACGAAAAGTCGAGGAGATCTATCCGATCGTGCCGATCGTCGATGGCATGGGTCTGGGCCTCGCCGTCTTCTCGTACAACGGAACGCTGTACGTCGGACTGAACGCAGACTCCGACCTGATTCCCGACCTGGACAAACTCGCGATGGCCATCGAAGAGAGCTTCGCCCGTCTCGTGAATACCGCCTGACGGGTGCGACTGAGCAGAGCCAGATCCGCTACTCACTCGACTTGTTTTTGGGCGCGCCGGGAATTCCACCGCCCAGGTGCGTTCCGGCCGTGACCCCTCCGTCCAGATTGAAGTCCGCACCGGTAAAGAAGGAACTCTCATCCGAAGCCAGAAACAGCACTGCATTGGCCACATCGGTCATCTCACCTCGGCGCAGGATGGGCTCCCCGCCACTCAACGAGACGCTCTTCTTCTCGCGTTCTCGCGAGAGCAATGCCTGGAGGGCATCCCCTTCGAAGCCCAGAGACTCGAAAACCATCTCGGGATTGCCCATTACCGGGTTGATCGAATTCACGCGAATTCCGTAGCGACCCAGTTCCAGCGCTGCGACTTTCGTCAGGCCGCGCACCGCAAACTTGCTGGCCGCGTAGGCCGCCGTTCCGGCCGCGGGATGATGCCCGCTGATCGACGACACATTGATGATCGAGCCACTACCCGCCGCTCGCATCGGCGCGATCGCCGTGCGTACACCGATAAATGTACCGATCGCGTTCACATTGAGTACTCGCGTGTAGTCCTCCACACTCGTATTCTCGATCGGCTCGAGGTGCAGGACCGCTGCGTTGTTCACGAGTATCGTCAACTCGCCGAACTCCGCCACCGCAAGATCGACTGCGGACTGCCACTGTTCAGCATCGGTAATATCCAGATGACAGTAGCGAGCGTTCTCACCGAGTTCCTCGGCCACAGGCTTGCCCCTCTCATCGAGGATGTCGGCAAGCACGACGCGTGCCCCCTCTTCGATCAGGCGCTTCGCGATGAGCGCACCCGATCCGCGCGCTGCGCCGGTCACGATCGCGATTTTCGCATCGAGACGTCCCACGATCAGCCCTTTTCGCCCGTCGCCGGTTGGGCGTGGAAGAGCGCCTCGATCTCGCAGATCTTCCCCTCCACCACCCGGAAGCGCTCGGCAATCAATACGGGCCGATCAGAGATCTTGACGTCGAGATCGTAGAACGCGACCGCCTGGTCCCCTTCGACGACCCATCGGACGTTGCGCACGCCGGTGATGATCTCCATCACCTCGTGAGACAGCGCCTCGATCAATGCCTGGCGGCCGTCTCCCGTGTTCTTGCCCTGCTCGATGCGCACGACGTCCTCGGCCAGGGGTACTTTTCCACCGTCGTGCTCGACGAGTCCGTGGAAAAGGTACTTCTCGGCCACCTCGACAATCGAATCACGCGTCGCCATGCCGGTCTCCTCCTCGCGGTCTGTGCCTCGATTGTGCCATGCCTCGAACAAGAGAACATCTGCGCAGGACGGAGTCGCTACAGCAATGGCGGGCCGAAAGGTAGACAGCCACGGGCGCTACCTGGGTTGATTCCCTGTTTGCCTGCGCGTGCGTAACTCTTTGACGATTCCCATGTGCTCGACCTCATTCAGCGCAAAGCGCGAAAACAAGATTGCGCCGAATACGTAACAGACCGCCGGAAGGAGGCCCACCAGTGCGCGCAATGTGATCTTCACGAC encodes:
- a CDS encoding glucose 1-dehydrogenase, which gives rise to MGRLDAKIAIVTGAARGSGALIAKRLIEEGARVVLADILDERGKPVAEELGENARYCHLDITDAEQWQSAVDLAVAEFGELTILVNNAAVLHLEPIENTSVEDYTRVLNVNAIGTFIGVRTAIAPMRAAGSGSIINVSSISGHHPAAGTAAYAASKFAVRGLTKVAALELGRYGIRVNSINPVMGNPEMVFESLGFEGDALQALLSREREKKSVSLSGGEPILRRGEMTDVANAVLFLASDESSFFTGADFNLDGGVTAGTHLGGGIPGAPKNKSSE